One stretch of Solenopsis invicta isolate M01_SB chromosome 16, UNIL_Sinv_3.0, whole genome shotgun sequence DNA includes these proteins:
- the LOC105196072 gene encoding cytochrome P450 2A9, which yields MLYITVILTLICIIIINFLWNYLFSSRTVKLLPGPSRLPLIGTYAFLQPKPKGLLNFMIQLCENYSSPFQMWISQKLIVTIYDPYQVKEPNTRT from the exons ATGTTGTACATTACTGTTATACTGactttaatttgtattataataatcaattttctttggaattatttgttttcttcTCGAACAGTGAAACTGCTACCCGGTCCATCACGACTCCCACTTATCGGCACATATGCTTTTCTACAACCAAAACCCAAAG GCTTGTTGAACTTTATGATTCAGCTTTGCGAAAATTATTCATCTCCTTTCCAAATGTGGATAAGTCAAAAGTTAATCGTGACAATATATGATCCATATCAAGTAaag GAACCAAATACGCGAACATAG